A genomic window from Pirellulales bacterium includes:
- a CDS encoding ABC transporter substrate-binding protein: MSAGSAAAQDSTPLYKQTPYDTITLDEENFNKVYKVYKLDLPDRKLPKNIQEGDEVVVRLLDKPDRKYRLQLQHVVKVVFFEDLLLAEVERLVREQNYNAAFPYFQLLLAEYATYPGVREAYGVYLQRIAELAYNQKNYGQALARVWIWNDFQPDNPAQQPLAIQILESWVTANNDTSITAQIDFALLLRELKRRFPSASSSILAGKINAIRALADDLAKQTAAQLTAQNPSAARPLLAQLDRLWPNHPSAAELQAQLQKFAPRITLGRLHAPLAGGTHPLAVDWNERRDARLFARPLAECVAIQGDLPVYDYPLGTVSRQEQTTTYAFNSAAEPLAPAYLERLGREQRMESHFEGQLPARGTVAWAHLQPRLTGGKASGVTVAGSANPWWGDAHLALLAIPPAAAWNKDKSPFAPWQPWQLRDGNLVPGLSPGQPSSPAEFKLVDYPDYETGRKLLQAGEVQMLERLAPWQVTPLKANRQLQVQPYAVKGMHFLLVNQRSAPLGTLFRRDAVNLAIDRQQLLVKISKGQILEQCVTTNNFWPQAAPKNLSPSWNSAAPELAMMQWQLLPGELSSDAADDAGASTDESSESAAAAKEATGKTVPLVNNPLASASVPQQLRLAIPRDEVARMVAEELKSQLEQAGIQLILVPSEQPLIPDGQTATSADLVYVIWHPVNPVGDCSSLFFTAGILPPLPEHVQELWRQMLATADPAAALKLFRQWESAIVTQRWVLPLLQLTEFSAMQRLLQTTSSPRVDPWQNLREWRMVQP, encoded by the coding sequence ATGAGCGCTGGGTCCGCCGCCGCGCAAGACTCCACGCCGCTCTATAAACAAACGCCCTACGATACGATTACGTTGGACGAGGAAAATTTTAACAAGGTTTACAAGGTTTATAAGCTGGACCTGCCGGATCGCAAACTACCCAAAAATATCCAGGAAGGGGACGAAGTCGTCGTGCGCCTGTTGGATAAGCCCGACCGTAAATATCGGCTGCAACTTCAGCATGTGGTGAAGGTTGTATTTTTTGAGGATTTGCTCTTGGCCGAGGTCGAACGGCTGGTGCGCGAGCAAAACTATAATGCCGCCTTTCCGTATTTTCAGTTATTGCTGGCCGAATACGCCACATATCCCGGCGTGCGCGAGGCATACGGTGTTTATCTGCAGCGAATTGCCGAGTTGGCATATAATCAAAAAAATTACGGGCAAGCCCTGGCGCGTGTTTGGATCTGGAATGACTTTCAACCTGATAACCCCGCCCAGCAACCCTTGGCCATCCAAATTTTAGAATCCTGGGTGACCGCGAATAATGACACGTCGATCACAGCGCAGATAGATTTTGCCCTATTACTTCGAGAGCTCAAACGCCGGTTTCCGTCAGCCAGCAGCTCGATCCTGGCTGGCAAAATCAACGCGATCCGCGCGCTCGCGGATGATCTGGCTAAACAAACCGCCGCGCAGCTCACCGCGCAAAACCCCTCCGCCGCGCGGCCATTGCTAGCGCAGTTGGACCGGCTGTGGCCAAATCATCCCTCGGCCGCGGAGTTGCAGGCCCAACTGCAAAAATTTGCCCCGCGGATAACGCTGGGTCGGCTGCATGCGCCGCTTGCCGGCGGAACACACCCGCTGGCGGTGGACTGGAACGAGCGTCGCGATGCCCGCTTGTTTGCCCGGCCCCTGGCCGAATGCGTGGCGATTCAGGGGGATTTGCCCGTCTATGATTACCCGTTGGGGACGGTCTCTCGCCAGGAACAGACCACCACTTATGCGTTTAATTCCGCGGCTGAACCCCTGGCCCCGGCCTATCTCGAGCGGCTGGGCCGGGAACAACGGATGGAATCGCATTTTGAGGGCCAACTGCCCGCGCGCGGGACGGTCGCCTGGGCGCATTTACAGCCGCGACTCACCGGGGGCAAGGCCTCCGGTGTCACCGTGGCGGGAAGCGCCAATCCCTGGTGGGGAGACGCCCATTTAGCACTGCTGGCGATTCCCCCCGCCGCCGCGTGGAATAAAGACAAATCCCCGTTTGCCCCTTGGCAGCCGTGGCAATTACGGGATGGTAACTTAGTTCCCGGTTTATCGCCTGGCCAACCATCCTCTCCGGCGGAATTTAAGCTGGTGGATTATCCCGATTACGAGACAGGCCGCAAATTGCTGCAAGCGGGAGAGGTGCAAATGCTGGAACGCCTGGCGCCGTGGCAGGTAACCCCGCTGAAGGCCAATCGGCAATTGCAGGTCCAGCCGTATGCCGTCAAAGGGATGCACTTTTTGCTGGTCAATCAGCGAAGCGCGCCCCTGGGGACGCTGTTCCGTCGCGACGCGGTCAATCTGGCCATTGATCGTCAGCAGTTGTTAGTAAAAATATCCAAGGGTCAGATCCTGGAACAATGCGTCACCACCAACAATTTCTGGCCGCAAGCCGCCCCTAAAAATCTCAGCCCCAGTTGGAATTCCGCCGCGCCCGAATTAGCGATGATGCAATGGCAATTGCTGCCGGGAGAACTTTCCAGCGATGCCGCCGACGATGCCGGCGCTTCCACGGACGAATCATCCGAGTCCGCCGCTGCCGCCAAAGAAGCCACCGGTAAAACCGTGCCCCTGGTGAACAATCCCCTTGCTTCCGCTTCCGTCCCCCAGCAGTTGCGGCTGGCCATTCCCCGCGACGAAGTTGCCCGCATGGTGGCCGAGGAATTAAAATCACAATTGGAACAGGCTGGGATTCAACTGATCCTGGTCCCTTCGGAACAACCTTTGATTCCCGACGGGCAAACCGCCACCAGCGCGGATCTGGTTTATGTGATCTGGCATCCGGTGAATCCCGTGGGTGATTGTTCCAGCTTATTTTTTACCGCCGGTATCCTGCCCCCGCTTCCCGAACATGTCCAAGAGTTATGGCGGCAAATGCTGGCCACCGCCGACCCGGCCGCCGCACTCAAGCTGTTTCGCCAGTGGGAAAGCGCGATCGTGACCCAGCGCTGGGTGTTGCCCTTACTTCAGTTGACCGAGTTTTCCGCCATGCAGCGGCTATTGCAAACCACATCCTCGCCGCGGGTTGATCCTTGGCAAAATTTGCGGGAATGGCGCATGGTCCAGCCCTAA
- a CDS encoding DUF1549 domain-containing protein, giving the protein MPSLIPPVNPPEDATTSAKPQRYQRLAVFFGVVLLMATALGSALVPQREPQSRLPKSGLPSEKTLNQIQLTASLIDQQMAAGWKNHAHITPAPPANDLLVMRRLSLALRGTIPSLEEIRNFESLPPKERLNWWLADIFADRRYADYTAERFARAWVGVEDGPFILFRRRLFVNWVSQQFQANRPLDEIVRELITAKGIWTEKPAVNFLTVTIDNDDESKTPKANLLTSRISRAFLGIRMDCAECHNHPFDERWTQAGYQGMSAFLGQARMGFSGIYDDPNFVYQVDDLKTGQQRGVEPGVPFGHDWLPADGTRRDQLATWVTHRDNPAFPRAIANRAWGLMFGKPLVDPVDDIPPENLPFEKSVTTTESENYSAQSPNNADDLLEDEESPASSLAGAEQVLDTLARDFARHDYDLQRLFRVIAATQVFQRESRSQTAADGSDQDAMIAGDANDNQQLHALQVEPQQVWAEFPLIRLRPEQIIGSLVQAGTLGTIDDQSHLLTRLIRFFRERDFVQRYGDAGSDELSESGGTIPQSLLLMNGNLVREVIAPEFLNGSARIARLSKDHRQAIEITFLTLLTRRPTPAEADYFASVWAEREAALGRAQLVYDLYWTLLNSTEFRWNH; this is encoded by the coding sequence ATGCCTTCACTGATACCGCCAGTCAATCCGCCGGAGGACGCCACGACCTCCGCCAAACCCCAACGTTACCAGCGTTTGGCGGTATTTTTTGGCGTGGTGCTGCTCATGGCCACGGCGCTAGGAAGCGCGCTGGTCCCCCAACGCGAACCCCAATCCCGCCTGCCAAAGTCTGGTCTTCCCTCGGAAAAAACGCTCAACCAGATTCAACTGACGGCCTCCCTAATCGACCAGCAAATGGCCGCGGGCTGGAAAAATCATGCCCATATTACGCCCGCCCCGCCGGCGAACGACCTGTTGGTGATGCGGCGGCTCTCGTTGGCGCTGCGGGGAACGATACCCTCGCTGGAGGAAATTCGCAATTTCGAATCCCTCCCTCCCAAGGAACGTCTCAACTGGTGGCTGGCCGACATCTTTGCCGATCGCCGCTACGCCGACTATACGGCGGAACGCTTTGCCCGCGCTTGGGTGGGGGTGGAGGATGGCCCGTTTATCTTGTTTCGCCGCCGCTTGTTTGTGAACTGGGTCAGCCAACAATTTCAGGCGAACCGCCCGTTGGATGAAATCGTGCGCGAGCTCATTACCGCTAAGGGCATCTGGACGGAAAAGCCAGCGGTCAATTTTTTGACGGTCACGATTGATAACGACGACGAAAGCAAGACACCCAAGGCGAATCTGCTGACATCGCGGATCTCGCGGGCGTTTTTGGGAATTCGGATGGACTGCGCCGAATGCCACAACCACCCCTTTGATGAACGCTGGACACAGGCCGGCTATCAGGGAATGTCGGCCTTTTTAGGGCAGGCACGGATGGGTTTTTCGGGAATCTATGACGATCCAAATTTTGTCTACCAGGTGGACGACCTCAAGACTGGCCAACAGCGCGGCGTGGAACCGGGCGTCCCGTTTGGCCATGATTGGCTCCCCGCCGATGGCACCCGCCGCGATCAACTAGCAACGTGGGTAACACACCGTGACAATCCCGCCTTTCCAAGGGCCATTGCCAACCGCGCCTGGGGGCTTATGTTTGGCAAACCACTGGTGGACCCCGTGGATGACATTCCCCCTGAAAACCTCCCTTTTGAAAAATCCGTGACTACGACGGAATCCGAAAATTACTCGGCCCAATCCCCCAATAATGCCGACGACTTACTCGAGGACGAAGAATCGCCCGCATCATCCCTTGCCGGCGCGGAGCAAGTACTAGACACGCTTGCCCGGGACTTTGCTCGCCATGATTACGACCTGCAGAGATTGTTTCGCGTGATTGCGGCCACTCAGGTTTTTCAACGTGAAAGCCGAAGCCAGACAGCGGCGGATGGATCCGACCAGGATGCAATGATCGCGGGCGACGCGAATGACAATCAACAGCTTCACGCCTTGCAAGTTGAGCCTCAGCAGGTCTGGGCCGAATTTCCCTTGATTCGCCTGCGTCCCGAACAAATCATCGGTAGTCTGGTGCAAGCGGGAACCTTGGGCACGATTGATGATCAATCCCACCTGTTGACGCGGCTCATCCGATTTTTTCGCGAACGGGATTTTGTGCAGCGCTATGGCGACGCTGGCTCCGACGAACTATCCGAAAGCGGCGGCACCATTCCGCAAAGCCTACTCCTGATGAATGGCAACCTTGTCCGGGAAGTGATCGCGCCGGAATTTTTGAACGGCTCGGCCCGGATTGCCCGTTTGTCCAAGGACCATCGTCAGGCAATTGAGATCACGTTTTTAACCCTGCTCACGCGCCGCCCCACCCCGGCCGAGGCGGACTATTTTGCCAGTGTCTGGGCCGAGCGAGAGGCCGCTTTGGGCCGCGCGCAACTAGTTTATGACCTGTACTGGACACTGCTAAATTCCACGGAATTCCGTTGGAATCACTAA
- a CDS encoding DUF1501 domain-containing protein: MALPASQQPFPASQQFDPQQFHAAQHAPYQNLASDWNRRQFLRVAGIGAGGWLTMLAHQLARADEAQKVSRHQPATAIILLWMQGGPSQLETFDPHPGTEIGGPTKSIPTATKGVKIAQGLEQTAEILDRMSLIRTVTSKEGDHERGTYTVKTGYRPLPAVVHPSLGAIVCHELPAPQTEIPRHISILPGQWPGRGGFLGDEYDAFKTFDPINPVPDVQSAVDENRQKQRLSDLEMLEKSFARGRERQAAETRNRDTMLAAKKMMGSKQLAAFDISKEPRELLAAYGNTEFGRSCLVARKLVQTGVRAVEVTLDGWDTHANNFEGVSNQLKILDPALATLIRDLEQHNLLDTTLVVWAGEFGRTPNINPFKGRDHWPHAFTVVTAGGGLKRGLVLGETDPGGGRKVPKSYSIADLHATFLSTLGINPKKELYSPFGQPVKLAEGTPLPELL; this comes from the coding sequence ATGGCCTTGCCAGCTTCGCAGCAACCTTTTCCAGCTTCCCAGCAATTCGATCCGCAGCAATTCCACGCCGCCCAGCACGCGCCCTATCAAAACTTGGCCAGCGACTGGAATCGGCGGCAGTTTTTGCGCGTGGCGGGAATTGGCGCGGGGGGATGGCTAACCATGCTGGCCCATCAACTGGCCCGCGCCGACGAAGCCCAAAAAGTTTCCCGACACCAACCCGCGACCGCGATTATCCTGCTGTGGATGCAGGGTGGACCCAGCCAGCTAGAGACATTTGACCCGCATCCCGGGACCGAAATCGGGGGTCCGACCAAATCCATCCCCACCGCCACCAAGGGTGTTAAAATCGCCCAGGGATTAGAGCAAACCGCCGAAATCCTGGATCGGATGTCGCTCATCCGCACGGTCACTAGCAAGGAAGGGGACCATGAACGGGGCACCTACACGGTCAAGACCGGTTATCGCCCTTTGCCGGCGGTGGTTCACCCCTCGTTGGGGGCGATTGTCTGCCATGAATTGCCCGCCCCCCAAACCGAGATTCCCAGGCACATTTCGATTTTGCCCGGTCAATGGCCTGGACGGGGGGGATTTCTGGGTGATGAATACGACGCCTTCAAAACCTTTGATCCCATCAATCCCGTTCCCGATGTTCAATCCGCCGTCGACGAAAATCGTCAAAAACAACGCTTGTCCGACTTGGAAATGCTGGAAAAGTCGTTCGCCCGCGGACGTGAGCGCCAAGCGGCCGAAACCCGCAACCGCGACACCATGTTAGCCGCCAAAAAAATGATGGGCAGCAAGCAACTGGCCGCCTTTGACATTAGTAAGGAACCGCGGGAACTTTTGGCCGCCTATGGCAATACCGAATTTGGTCGCAGTTGCCTGGTCGCGCGTAAACTGGTGCAAACCGGCGTCCGCGCCGTCGAGGTAACCCTGGATGGTTGGGACACCCATGCCAACAACTTTGAAGGGGTCAGTAACCAATTAAAAATCCTCGATCCAGCCTTGGCCACGCTCATTCGCGACCTGGAACAGCATAACCTGCTGGATACCACGCTAGTCGTTTGGGCCGGAGAGTTCGGCCGCACGCCTAATATCAACCCGTTTAAGGGACGGGACCACTGGCCGCACGCCTTTACCGTGGTTACGGCGGGGGGTGGGCTAAAGCGGGGTTTGGTCCTGGGTGAGACCGATCCCGGCGGTGGGCGAAAAGTGCCAAAAAGTTACAGCATCGCCGATTTGCACGCCACGTTTTTAAGCACCTTGGGAATCAATCCCAAAAAAGAACTGTATTCCCCCTTTGGCCAACCGGTCAAACTGGCGGAGGGTACACCCCTACCGGAACTACTGTGA
- a CDS encoding HU family DNA-binding protein — protein sequence MAKAAKKPSPKSPSKSDILTAIAEATSISKKDVSAVMEALSGEIRKAIGKKGPGAFTIPGLVKVIRKEVPARPAKKGVMVLGQLRDLPAKPASVKVTVRALKPLKAML from the coding sequence ATGGCGAAAGCCGCAAAGAAACCCAGTCCCAAGTCACCCAGCAAGTCCGACATCCTTACTGCCATCGCGGAGGCGACATCGATCTCTAAAAAAGACGTGTCGGCGGTAATGGAAGCCCTGAGCGGCGAAATCCGTAAAGCCATTGGCAAAAAAGGGCCCGGGGCCTTTACCATTCCCGGTCTGGTCAAAGTCATTCGCAAGGAAGTCCCCGCCCGCCCCGCCAAAAAAGGCGTGATGGTGCTGGGTCAATTGCGCGACCTGCCTGCCAAACCCGCCAGTGTCAAAGTTACCGTCCGCGCGCTCAAACCTCTCAAGGCCATGCTGTAA
- a CDS encoding DUF1080 domain-containing protein, translating into MPCCRWIFTGYYLGLICLLAANHARGQQDFEPLFPTDGIPTGWTVRAWDDLGKKAEGNTAWTVKDGVLQPGQERGTWLMSEQKYSDFILEFEIKLTEVGNSGVALRAPLKDDPAFVALEFQIADQRYNPAANEAEITGALYRAQAPAKQVYQPTKWNRVRIELRGKKLTATLNDEQIHDLDLGKMDQPTKRHDGSDAPSIKDRPLSGHIGFQHLSRNNEPVLIRHARIKVLAAEE; encoded by the coding sequence ATGCCGTGTTGCCGCTGGATTTTTACCGGCTATTACTTGGGGCTGATTTGTTTGCTGGCCGCGAATCATGCGCGGGGCCAACAAGATTTTGAACCGCTGTTTCCTACGGATGGCATACCCACCGGTTGGACCGTCCGGGCCTGGGATGACCTGGGCAAAAAAGCCGAAGGGAACACCGCCTGGACGGTAAAGGACGGAGTGCTGCAGCCGGGCCAAGAGCGGGGGACTTGGCTCATGAGCGAGCAAAAGTACAGCGATTTTATCCTGGAATTTGAAATAAAATTAACGGAAGTCGGTAACAGCGGCGTCGCCCTGCGCGCCCCGCTAAAGGATGACCCGGCGTTTGTGGCGTTGGAGTTTCAAATCGCCGACCAACGCTACAACCCCGCCGCGAACGAAGCGGAAATCACGGGCGCGCTCTATCGGGCCCAGGCACCGGCCAAGCAAGTGTATCAGCCGACCAAATGGAATCGTGTCCGCATTGAATTGCGCGGGAAAAAATTGACCGCCACCCTGAATGATGAACAGATCCACGACCTGGACCTGGGCAAAATGGATCAACCGACCAAGCGGCACGATGGCAGCGACGCCCCGTCGATCAAGGACCGGCCACTATCGGGGCATATCGGCTTTCAGCATCTTAGTCGAAATAACGAGCCAGTCCTGATCCGCCACGCGCGGATCAAAGTGCTGGCAGCGGAGGAGTAG